A single window of Fischerella sp. PCC 9605 DNA harbors:
- a CDS encoding HEAT repeat domain-containing protein, which translates to MAMATYPSPVNKLLTYGDCRKFQEIPNYIEELGFSSEHIPDLIRMATDQQLNSSDLDGLEIWAPIHAWRALGQLRAEAAIEPLISLFHELDDDWSSSELPDIFGKIGPAAIPALQAYLADSSHDSYDRATAATSLTKIAENHPDTRNQCIAILTQQLELFADNDIELNAFLIGELIDLKAVESASVMERAFAAERVVPFIVGDWNEVQVSLGLKDPTEVPERKFSLEERIDYFALKPQSQKPRGFSTTSDQKQKKKNKKNKKRK; encoded by the coding sequence ATGGCTATGGCTACTTACCCATCTCCAGTAAATAAACTGCTCACCTACGGTGACTGTCGTAAATTTCAAGAGATACCAAATTATATTGAGGAACTGGGCTTCAGTTCAGAACACATTCCCGATCTCATCCGCATGGCAACCGACCAACAGTTGAATTCCTCAGATTTAGATGGTCTTGAAATTTGGGCACCTATTCATGCTTGGCGTGCGCTAGGTCAACTTCGTGCTGAAGCAGCAATTGAACCGCTAATCTCCCTATTTCATGAACTTGATGATGATTGGAGTAGTAGCGAGTTACCCGACATCTTTGGCAAAATCGGGCCTGCTGCTATTCCTGCACTCCAAGCCTATCTTGCAGATTCATCCCACGATTCCTATGACCGCGCCACTGCTGCCACCTCACTGACAAAAATTGCTGAAAATCATCCTGATACGCGCAACCAATGCATTGCTATTTTGACGCAACAACTGGAACTATTTGCAGATAACGACATTGAGCTGAATGCTTTTTTGATAGGTGAATTAATTGATTTGAAAGCTGTCGAGTCTGCCTCTGTTATGGAGCGTGCATTTGCAGCAGAACGAGTTGTGCCTTTTATTGTTGGAGATTGGAATGAAGTACAGGTATCGCTTGGGCTAAAAGATCCTACGGAAGTGCCAGAACGCAAATTTTCCCTTGAAGAAAGGATAGACTACTTTGCCCTTAAACCTCAATCACAAAAGCCTCGGGGTTTCTCTACTACTTCCGATCAAAAGCAGAAAAAAAAGAACAAAAAAAACAAAAAGCGTAAGTAA